The genomic window GGATAATCTTGAGGAATAATGCCTAATTCTTTTTGTTTCTTGAAGCGTTCTTGTCTTACCTCTTCAAAATTTCTTTTGTAACTTCCTCTGTATTTTGCAATGTCCTCAGCTCTCGCTTGCAATGGGAAATGAGGAGCAACATGTGCTAAGTATAAAAAGAAAGGAGCATCTTTTTGGCTCATTTCTTTTACAAATTGAGCACCATATTCGTTAATTGCTTCAGTAGAATAGTAGTCTTCTCCAGGATGTGCTAAAAGACTATCGTTAATAGCCACTACTTGATCTCCTGGGAATGGGTAGAAGTACGCACCACCATGATGGGGGAACCCGTAAAATTTATCAAATCCTTTTTTTGTAGGCCAATATTCTTCTTTATTGCCTACATGCCATTTACCAGACATGGCTGTATTATAACCGTTTAGTTTTAGTGCTTCAGCAATAGTTACTGCATTATTAGGAATATAACCTCCATAATTTGGTAGGTGACAATCCTCTTGCATGAAACCCATATTGGCTTGGTGTGGGTATAATCCTGTCAACAAACTCGCTCTTGTTGGACAACAACGTGATGCATTATAAAATTGGGTTAATCGCATGCCGTTGTCTGCAAGTTGATCAATAGAAGGTGTTTTAATTTCCCCTCCATAACAACCTAAATCTGAGTAGCCCATATCATCCGCCAGGATAAGAATTACGTTTGGTCTTGGATTAGTTTCTTCTACTTGTCCTTTTTGAGGTGAACAACCCAAGAATGAGGATATAATTACCCCAGCTAGTAGTAAAAGTCTTCGTTTCATATCATTATAATTAAGTAAGTCCCGAGGCTAAAAAATCGTTCGCCTTCAATCGTTGTTAGTAAAAAGGTATCACAAAAGCATTAAAAAGTTTATTGTTCAATTGCACTTGTGATACCTCCTTATAGTCTCCTTGTTGTCTCTTTATAGTCGGTTACTGCTTAGTATGGACGTTGCAATGCAACGTCCATACTAATACAGTTTTTAAAGTCTTGTTACTATTGGTGGATAAATCTACCTGTTAGAATCTCGCTTCCAGTATTTAATCGGATGATATACATACCTCTTTGTAAGTGTTGTGCATTGATAGTAGCTCGACCATTTACAACGTTTACAAGAGAGATCATATTGATTCTACCTTCTGCATTATAGATACTAATTTGAGCCTCTTTTAAGTTCAATTTATTCTCCATGAATAAGCTTAATTGATTATTCTCGGCATGCACTTTTAATTTATCCAATGCTCTTTCAAGATCAATAGAAGTTGGACCATCAGGTAATTTGATTAAGATAGAAACGCTTCTTGCCTCACCAATTACAGCACCTTCACCAATTGTAGAAGCCATAGTCAATACAAGTGTTTCTTCTTCTTCAAAATCATCACCATCTTCTAAGATTTTTAACATGGCTAAATCAGATTCAGAAGCTCCACCCGCGATAGTTAATTCTGTTTTATCTAGTTCGTAATCATCATCAGAAATACCTTCACCTGAAACAGCTAGCATTACTTTAGTTTCTGATAAAGCAGCTGCACTAGTAGTTAATTTGATTTCAATAGCATCATCACCTTCAAATGCTTCATCAGCAGAAGCAGTGATTGTAATAATTGGGAATGCTAAATCAACAATAAATTCTTCTAGAGAGGTAGAATCCATTTCGTGATTGAATGTTTTTACCGCTACAAAGTCTGTTGTCGCTCCTTCTGGAACATATACCTCTGCTACAGTATCATTTAGTGACATAAATTCAGTCGCTTCAACATCTCCAAATTTTAAGCTTTCGATGTTATAGAGGTTGTCTCCATGTAAGTAAATTAAACCGCCAATTGGTCCTCTTTCAGGAGAAAATGCGTTGATTGCTGGTAATGCTGATAATGCTTCTAAGTCTTCTACAGAAGTAACATTACCACCTTCAGTTCTTTCAATTAATACTTGCGCTTTTCCTACTGTATCCGCACCAAATGGTACTACTAATGATAGTGATTTACCGTCTTGAGAAGTAGTGAATTCTGTTACCTCTATTTCTCCTAACCAAACTTTAGATACGTTAGTTAATGAAGAACCCAATACTTGTACTTCTTTACCTACTTTTTGTTTCATAGGTTCGATACCTGTGATTTGAGCTGCACCTTCAGGGTAACCTGTGATTCTCACATCATCAATCATAATGAATTGTTCTACTTCTTGAACAACTTCCCACTTAATTGATAAGTTTTCTGCAGCAGGCAGTTTAAAACCTACTCTTACTAAATTCATATCTCCACCAATACCATAAGGCATTGAAGAACCACCAAATTCAATATATTCACCACCATCTACTGAATAATACATTTTAAGTTGACCTTCTAATACTAACCAACCCCAGTATCCCATACTAAAAGATAATCTGATATTTTCTAAACCTAACGTATTGATTTTAGAGATGATAATGTTTTTATCCTTTTTCATCCCATAAACTGCTCTTTGAGAGGCACCTTCATACTTTGCTTCTTTTACCCCAAACCAGATTCTAGAAGCAGAACCTGAATAATCAATCTCTTTGTGCTCTTGATAATCTTTGTTCGCATCAACACCCCACCATAGTGTACCACCACCATATGGTGCATCTTCAAATGGCTCATACATTACCAATTGTTCTGCATCAGAATATTGTTTAGGATATAAGAAAGGTTGGTGTGAACCAAAAATAGAACCATCGTCTGTAGTAAAACTGATGGTATCTTTTTCAGCATCCATGTCAGGTTCAGGTACTACAAAATACAATTCTGTATCTGTAGATTCAGTAATAATTTCTGCTTCTGCAGCTCCAATTTTAATGGTTTTGATCTTCGTAAGTAGATTTGTACCTGTTACTGTAATCGTATCTCCTGGAAAGCCTGCATTGGGTGTGTAATCTTGTAAATCAGGAAAAGTAGTTACTCCTGTATCATGATCTTTCGTTAAATATTCTTGTGCATTTACGGAAAAAGTTGTTGCTAATCCTATCACTAGTGTAGTAAGCATCAACTTACTCATTTTGCTGAGTAGTTGTAATCCTTTCATAAAAGTAAAAGTTAAAGTTATAATAATAGTTTCTTAAAAAGTGTTGTGGTAAGCGCACCTACCACAAGTAAGTACGCTCAATTGGTTTAAGTCCTTTTGAGAGTATTGTTCAATACCATCAAAACAACTTTTATGGATTTTGATCTGAGTTAGATAAATCCTGATTATTTTGAATTTCGTTTAATGGCAATCGGTATAAAGTTTCTGGACTGTTCCATTTTATTTCAAGTACATTCCCTCTATCAAAAGGTTTATATACCGATTCTGGATAAACTTGAGCTACCGTTTCATTGTAGGCACCCATCCTTTTCCAATTAAAGAATCTTTCGCCTTCACCGATCAATTCTAATGCTCTATCGTGTGCTACAATTTCAATCATTTGTTGCTTAGATGGAGCAGATGTTATTTCCATTGCATCACGATTGGCTCTTAACAAGTTGATATCTGGAAGTGCTCCATTCACTTGTCCGTTTAATGCTCGGATCTCTGCTCTCATTAAAATTAACTCTTCTAATCGAAGTGTAGGCCAATTGGTTGTTGACCCTAAGTCTAAACTAAATTTATTGAAAACATATACTGTATCTGTAACTTCACCTGACTCAGCGTCTTCTAATTCTGCTTCACGAATGAAAGAACTCATTCTAAAATATTCATCGTTGATCACCAAGCCTTTATCATCTACATAATTACTTATGAAATCTTTAGATAAGAAAATGGCTGAAAATTCACCGTCAGTAATTTGATCAACATTGAACATTAAATTGTATGGATCAGAAACTGCAAATCCAGCAACAAATGAACGAAGATTTAAGGCTTCAGTAGCTCCACTATTTGAAAATAGTGTAGTGGCATTCTGTGCAGTTGTTAATTCCATTACTGGAGCTGGAGATATTGCTTCCTCTATCGTAACCACTCCTGGCTGGAAACCTATTAAAGAAGTAATCAATTCTTCCGCCTCATCCATTCTGTTCATTTGGAACAAAACTCTAGCTTTAAGGGCCAACACATCAAATCTTCTTGCTCTAATTTTATAAGAAGGGAAGTTCTGATGAATGGTATTGTCAAAAGTAACAGGTATCAATTCAGCTGCTTTTGTTAGATCATCCAAAATGAAATCATAACATTCTTGTACTGTACTTCTACCACCACCATTAAAATCTTCGGCTGGCTTTGTCTTAATGATCACGCCAGGCATATCTTTGGTTTGAGCAGAATATTGAGCTCCGTGATATCTTAATAATAAGAAGGTATTTGCAGCTCTTAAAAACAATGCTTCACCTCTTAAACGACCTCTTTGAAATTCATAATATGAATCAATACCACCATCTGGTTCAGTTACACTAAGTACCAAGTTGGCTTGGTTAATTGATTTATATGCATTCGACCACATTCCTCCGTTTTGGAATTCTGTACGGATGTATTCGAATTTGTTTTTATTTCCTCCAAGTTTAGCTCCATCAATATTTGCAGCCGTATGATCTGCAATTAGATTGGCATCAGGTAAATGGTTTGAAAGGTGAGCGTTAGCCCACAATAAATAACCTTCATTAATGACCAATTCTATATTGAAAGTAGAAGCATCTACTTTACTACCTGGAAATTCATCAGTAGGTCCAACATCTTCAAATTTCACACAAGAAAAGAAGAGTGATTGCCCAAGCACTGCCATAAGTGCGATTGATTTTGCAATATTTGATTTTAATTTCATCATCTTTCTAGTCTAAAAATTTAAGTTTACGCCTACTTTAAGTTGCATTGCCTGAGGTGGATTACCTTTTACTACACCTGGTGCAATGTTTGCCTCTGTTGGCGAGAAGTTACCTAGAGAGTTCATAGCTTCTGGATCCCAACCTGGGTACTTTGTGAATGTTAGTAAGTTGGTTCCTGTTACATAGAATCTCATCATGTCCATTCTAAGTTTACTTGAAATTGACTTAGGCAACGTATAAGCTAAGGTTACATTCTTCAATCTGATAAAGGAACCGTCATATAAGAACCTTGTTGATCTCGAACCTTGGAAAGGATCTCTCTTACCAAATGGGTGATCATATACTACTCTTGGCACATCTGTCTGATCACCTGGCTGTTGCCATCTTTGGTCATACATGTATTGTGGCACATTCGTTAATGCATTTTCAGATCTCATGTAGGCCATCAAGTTCAATTCATCATCATATATCCAGTTGCCTTGACGGAATGTGAACATAAAACTGAATGATATCCCTTTATATGAGAATCTGTTTGTTATACCACCAGTAAAGCTTGGTAAACCTGTTTTATTATCAATAGTCTGAATTAAACCTTCCATTTCTGCAGGAGTTGGTTTAGCAGGATCTTCAAATTGATAAGGTTGGCCTGTTTCCGGATCTTCATACATTTCATAACCGGTTTGAGGATCTACTCCTAAGAATTTAACCATCTGATAAGAGGCTACTGAACCTCCAATTTGTGGTAAAGCTAGACCATTAGATTGTTCCAAAACGGCAGGATCTACTGCTAGTTCTAATACTTCATTTTGTAGGTAAGCCACATTAGTTGTTAAGCTCCAGTTAAATGCTTTTTTCTGGAACATATTGAAAGTTAATGATGTCTCCACACCACTGTTTCTAATCGCTCCTGAATTGGTAATAAACTGTCCACCACCTTGAGATGGAGGTAAATCTAATTTTGCTAGAAGATCTCTGTTGATCTTATCATAATAAGCAACTTCACCTGTAACAGCTCCATTAAATAATTCGAAGTTTGCACCGATATCTAATGAATAAGCTCTTTCCCATCCAATGTTATCTGTAGAACCTGTTAATCTCAATGGCGAAATACCTGGATTATTACCATACGATTGGCTATTGTACACCCAGTTTGCAAATGCTGCTGACTGATCAATCTCTGCGTTACCAGATACACCATAAGATGCTCTTAATTTCAAGTAAGTTAATACGTCTGATGAATTTAAGAAGTCTTCTTCTGAAATGTTCCAACCTACTGATGCTGAAGGAAAAACACCCCATCTGTTTTTAGCACCAAATCTTGATGAACCATCGGCACGAGCACTAAATCCAAGTAAATATTTTTGTTTATAAGCATATTTACCTCTAAAGAAACCTGAGTAGAAAATCACACCATTTTGACCTGATCTCCATTCAATGATTTCTTGTGCGTTACCTACATTTTTGATTGAGTTTGTTGGAGGAAAACCAACCCCTTTCATTGATAAGAATTTTTGAGTCTCACCAAAACTCTCAAAACCAAGTAATCCATCAAAAGAGTGATCGCCTATTTCTTTATTGTACTTTAAAATAGCATTGTAGTTAATATAAGTACGGGCTTGCTGAATTTTATCTGCATAACCAAAACACTCATCACATTGTCCTTTAATAGCTATTGTTGTTAAGAATGGCGAGTACCATACTTCTCTTTCATAACCTGTATACGTCATACCTACCATTGCATCTAATGTTAGGTTATTCGAGATTTTATAAGATAAATCCGCTGAATTAATCGTTGTCATTGAGTTCGAACGATGATAGAAGTATTCTTCATTCGTTGCAGGAACAATATTATTCAACGATGTCGGTTGGAAGTAAGAACCATCCTGATTATGAACTGGTAATTGTGGCGTTGCGTTTCTGATAAAGTTTAAACCTGTTGGGTTGTTCCAATATTGGAAAACTCCTCCACCTTGACCCTGAACATTTAAGAAATAAATGTTTGTTGGATATTGTGAGTTTTCAACATTACTGATGTTTGTATTGATACCAATCTTTAATCTATCACTTACATCAAATTTAAAGTTGGCAGCAAAAGCTAAACGTTCGTTATCATTGGCATTTAAGATACCTTCTGTTTTTGCATAGGTACCATTAATACGATAAGTCATTCCTTCAGTACCACCTGCAACAGCTACCGATGCATTCATCGTTGCTCCTTGACGGTATGCTAAATCATATTTATCAATATCTGTTTGTCTTGCCACTTCATCAGTATACCATGGATTGTTTGCTGATGTAGTATAAGGTAAAACTCTTTTATCTAATGGCGTACCATCATTTTCCCAACCTTCTTGCAAATAGTTTAACCAATCATTCGTACGTATATGTTCCAACATTTTAGTTGGGCGGTTAATACCTTGAGCATAATTTACTTCCCACTTCGCTTTTCCTTTTTTACCTTGTTTTGTAGTCACTACAATTACACCATTTGCACCACGAGAACCGTAGATTGCTGTAGCTTCAGCATCTTTCAATACCGTTACGCTTTCAATATCTTCTGGGTTAATGTTGGTCATCGGGTTGTAAGAAGTACCGAAGTTACCCGTACCATCTGTAGGATAAGAAGTAAAAGGAATACCGTTAATTACATATAAAGGAGAAGAGTTACTTGAGAACGAACCTGTACCCCTAACTCTAATGTTCACCGCGCCACCAACTGAACCACTTGAGTTGGTTACATCCAAACCTGGCGACATACCTTGTAAACCTTCTTGGAAAGAGTTTTGAATTGACTCTTGAAGTTGATCTGATTCAATTGTTTGATAACTACCAGTACTCATCTTCTTCGATTCTGTAGCATAACCTGTAATTACTACAGCATCTAATTCTTGAAGATCTTCCTCTAGTTTGATATCAATTACTTTTTGTCCGTTAACAGGAACCTCTGTAGTTTTAAATCCAATTGTTTTAAATATTAAAATTGCACTATTTGGATTTTCTAAATTAATCTTATACTTCCCATCGAAATCTGTAACCACTCCATTATTGTTAGGAGAATTTTTTTCGATTACATAAGTACCAGGAAGTGCAGCACCATCTGTTGCTGAAAGCACTTTGCCAGATATAATGCTCTGTGCATATAAAGAATTCATTCCCAGTAGTAGACTGAGGAAAATGAAAATCTTTGTTCTTAAAATAAGTTTATCACTGTTCATAAAGCTTGCCTTTATTTGAGAAGAGTTCGCATATATTTTCACTTCATTAATTTCTTACAACAATGATCGTCTAAAATTCTCTCAAAAGTCTTTTCATTTATAAAATTGAAGCAAAAGTGTCTTAAACACACCAAAAACAAAGGTTCTGAACCGTTTTCTTTTTTCTTCGGATTTCCAAAAAATAGACTTTAGAAGTGTTTAGAGGCTATATAAGTAGTTAATTATAATTTTATCGTTGAAAAGAAATTGACTAAAAAATGACTAAGTAGTTGTGTAAAAGGTATATCAGTAAATAGAAATCATATAAAAAAAATGAATTGTATGTGTCAAAAAAAATAAAATATTACTTGCGTATAATATGTTGTTCCATCATTAGTATAATACAAAATATCAATTAACGTGCAAACAAAAAAATACTCTTAAAAGAAAGATTTCAATTGTAATGTTTTTATGAAAAAGCCGAAAGTTTATCCCTGTCGTCGGTCTGCTTATTTCAAATAAATACCAATTGTCTCCTTCTAAAAAGAGTATTTGTTGTTTACGTTTACAGCGTAAAAATTAATCATTAATAATATGATAATTCAAAGATTCATTTTTAATCTTTCATCACTTTCTTTGTTTCTATTACTTGAACTGAATTAAAAAAGTCGTCGTCGGTCTCCAGATCAATTTGTTTAGAATGAGATGACATCAATAAGAAAATCATCTAAAAAATATCAATTAAAAATAATTTGTTTGATTTTCAACTTTTATTAATCCACCATGGAGCTGTAAACATCCATAGTAGAGATCCAAATAAGATCG from Flammeovirga yaeyamensis includes these protein-coding regions:
- a CDS encoding SusC/RagA family TonB-linked outer membrane protein, whose amino-acid sequence is MNSLYAQSIISGKVLSATDGAALPGTYVIEKNSPNNNGVVTDFDGKYKINLENPNSAILIFKTIGFKTTEVPVNGQKVIDIKLEEDLQELDAVVITGYATESKKMSTGSYQTIESDQLQESIQNSFQEGLQGMSPGLDVTNSSGSVGGAVNIRVRGTGSFSSNSSPLYVINGIPFTSYPTDGTGNFGTSYNPMTNINPEDIESVTVLKDAEATAIYGSRGANGVIVVTTKQGKKGKAKWEVNYAQGINRPTKMLEHIRTNDWLNYLQEGWENDGTPLDKRVLPYTTSANNPWYTDEVARQTDIDKYDLAYRQGATMNASVAVAGGTEGMTYRINGTYAKTEGILNANDNERLAFAANFKFDVSDRLKIGINTNISNVENSQYPTNIYFLNVQGQGGGVFQYWNNPTGLNFIRNATPQLPVHNQDGSYFQPTSLNNIVPATNEEYFYHRSNSMTTINSADLSYKISNNLTLDAMVGMTYTGYEREVWYSPFLTTIAIKGQCDECFGYADKIQQARTYINYNAILKYNKEIGDHSFDGLLGFESFGETQKFLSMKGVGFPPTNSIKNVGNAQEIIEWRSGQNGVIFYSGFFRGKYAYKQKYLLGFSARADGSSRFGAKNRWGVFPSASVGWNISEEDFLNSSDVLTYLKLRASYGVSGNAEIDQSAAFANWVYNSQSYGNNPGISPLRLTGSTDNIGWERAYSLDIGANFELFNGAVTGEVAYYDKINRDLLAKLDLPPSQGGGQFITNSGAIRNSGVETSLTFNMFQKKAFNWSLTTNVAYLQNEVLELAVDPAVLEQSNGLALPQIGGSVASYQMVKFLGVDPQTGYEMYEDPETGQPYQFEDPAKPTPAEMEGLIQTIDNKTGLPSFTGGITNRFSYKGISFSFMFTFRQGNWIYDDELNLMAYMRSENALTNVPQYMYDQRWQQPGDQTDVPRVVYDHPFGKRDPFQGSRSTRFLYDGSFIRLKNVTLAYTLPKSISSKLRMDMMRFYVTGTNLLTFTKYPGWDPEAMNSLGNFSPTEANIAPGVVKGNPPQAMQLKVGVNLNF
- a CDS encoding RagB/SusD family nutrient uptake outer membrane protein, whose amino-acid sequence is MMKLKSNIAKSIALMAVLGQSLFFSCVKFEDVGPTDEFPGSKVDASTFNIELVINEGYLLWANAHLSNHLPDANLIADHTAANIDGAKLGGNKNKFEYIRTEFQNGGMWSNAYKSINQANLVLSVTEPDGGIDSYYEFQRGRLRGEALFLRAANTFLLLRYHGAQYSAQTKDMPGVIIKTKPAEDFNGGGRSTVQECYDFILDDLTKAAELIPVTFDNTIHQNFPSYKIRARRFDVLALKARVLFQMNRMDEAEELITSLIGFQPGVVTIEEAISPAPVMELTTAQNATTLFSNSGATEALNLRSFVAGFAVSDPYNLMFNVDQITDGEFSAIFLSKDFISNYVDDKGLVINDEYFRMSSFIREAELEDAESGEVTDTVYVFNKFSLDLGSTTNWPTLRLEELILMRAEIRALNGQVNGALPDINLLRANRDAMEITSAPSKQQMIEIVAHDRALELIGEGERFFNWKRMGAYNETVAQVYPESVYKPFDRGNVLEIKWNSPETLYRLPLNEIQNNQDLSNSDQNP
- a CDS encoding IPT/TIG domain-containing protein — protein: MKGLQLLSKMSKLMLTTLVIGLATTFSVNAQEYLTKDHDTGVTTFPDLQDYTPNAGFPGDTITVTGTNLLTKIKTIKIGAAEAEIITESTDTELYFVVPEPDMDAEKDTISFTTDDGSIFGSHQPFLYPKQYSDAEQLVMYEPFEDAPYGGGTLWWGVDANKDYQEHKEIDYSGSASRIWFGVKEAKYEGASQRAVYGMKKDKNIIISKINTLGLENIRLSFSMGYWGWLVLEGQLKMYYSVDGGEYIEFGGSSMPYGIGGDMNLVRVGFKLPAAENLSIKWEVVQEVEQFIMIDDVRITGYPEGAAQITGIEPMKQKVGKEVQVLGSSLTNVSKVWLGEIEVTEFTTSQDGKSLSLVVPFGADTVGKAQVLIERTEGGNVTSVEDLEALSALPAINAFSPERGPIGGLIYLHGDNLYNIESLKFGDVEATEFMSLNDTVAEVYVPEGATTDFVAVKTFNHEMDSTSLEEFIVDLAFPIITITASADEAFEGDDAIEIKLTTSAAALSETKVMLAVSGEGISDDDYELDKTELTIAGGASESDLAMLKILEDGDDFEEEETLVLTMASTIGEGAVIGEARSVSILIKLPDGPTSIDLERALDKLKVHAENNQLSLFMENKLNLKEAQISIYNAEGRINMISLVNVVNGRATINAQHLQRGMYIIRLNTGSEILTGRFIHQ